In one Ochotona princeps isolate mOchPri1 chromosome 16, mOchPri1.hap1, whole genome shotgun sequence genomic region, the following are encoded:
- the ZNF180 gene encoding zinc finger protein 180 isoform X4, which produces MRDDPWLPAGEEVCDYKDQRQKQPEKQARCLQEVAVTQRKAVIHTTVCRGGKLEEGRLEPSPLSLPLIPIRSHFHKHVSYDKKLPPNSAVNSYQKTHNHKQPCEKSECLKLPESIHLIQVTRTQTIDTPYGFSSSIPSLSHPIPPNRHGQIYGAGETSSLKACGQVVNQSISKEQQGIPGDESQHTYSEISQSSSLVPNVKNHSEEKPFECNQCGKSFSWSSHLIAHQRIHTGEKPYECSECGKSFSRSSHLVSHQRTHTGEKPYRCNQCGKSFSQSYVLVVHQRTHTGEKPYECSQCGKSFRQSYKLIAHKRTHTGEKPYECSQCGKSFIQSYKLIAHQRIHTGEKPYECTQCGKSFSQSYKLVSHQRTHSGEKPFECNQCGKSFSWSSQLVAHQRTHTGEKPYECSECGKSFNRSSHLVMHQRTHTGEKPYECNQCGKSFSQSYVLVVHQRTHTGEKPYECNQCGKSFRQSSCLTQHQRTHTGEKPYECGQCGKTFSLSARLIVHQRTHTGEKPFTCSQCGKAFMNSSKLIRHQATHSEERPYD; this is translated from the coding sequence ATGCGGGATGATCCCTGGCTGCCTGCAGGTGAAGAAGTCTGTGACTATAAGGACCAGCGGCAGAAGCAACCGGAGAAGCAAGCGAGGTGTTTGCAGGAAGTGGCAGTCACTCAAAGGAAAGCTGTTATTCACACCACAGTCTGCAGAGGTGGGAAGCTTGAGGAGGGTAGGCTGGAGCCCAGTCCTCTGTCACTCCCACTGATACCTATAAGAAGCCATTTTCATAAACATGTGTCATATGATAAAAAATTGCCTCCGAATTCTGCAGTAAACAGTTATCAGAAGACACATAACCACAAGCAGCCATGTGAGAAGAGTGAGTGTTTAAAGCTTCCTGAGAGCATTCACCTCATTCAAGTTACAAGAACTCAAACAATAGATACACCATATGGCTTTAGCAGCAGCATTCCATCCCTTAGCCACCCTATACCCCCAAACAGGCATGGACAAATTTATGGGGCAGGAGAAACCTCAAGTTTGAAGGCATGTGGGCAAGTTGTGAACCAGAGCATATCAAAGGAACAGCAGGGGATTCCTGGCGATGAGAGTCAGCACACATACAGTGAAATCTCTCAGAGTTCATCTCTGGTTCCAAATGTGAAAAATCATTCAGAAGAGAAACCGTTTGAATGTAATCAATGTGGTAAGTCCTTCAGCTGGAGCTCGCATCTCATTGCACATCAGAGGATTCACACAGGAGAGAAGCCTTATgagtgtagtgagtgtggaaaatccTTCAGCCGCAGCTCACACCTTGTTTCGCATCAGAgaactcacactggagagaaaccctACAGATGTAACCAGTGTGGGAAGTCCTTCAGCCAGAGCTACGTCCTTGTTGTGCACCAGAGGactcacacaggagagaaaccttATGAGTGCAGCCAATGTGGGAAATCCTTCCGGCAGAGCTACAAGCTGATTGCACACAAAAGAActcacactggggagaagccctATGAGTGCAGCCAATGTGGCAAATCCTTCATCCAGAGCTACAAGCTGATAGCGCACCAGAGAATacacactggggagaagccctATGAATGCACCCAGTGTGGCAAATCCTTTAGTCAGAGCTACAAGCTGGTTTCTCACCAGAGAACTCACTCAGGAgaaaagccctttgagtgcaatcaGTGTGGCAAGTCTTTCAGCTGGAGCTCCCAGCTGGTGGCCCATCAAAGAACACACACTGGAGAGAAGCCCTACgagtgtagtgagtgtgggaagtCTTTCAACCGCAGCTCTCACCTTGTTATGCACCAGAGAACTCATactggagaaaaaccttatgaatgtaatcaATGTGGGAAGTCCTTCAGTCAGAGTTACGTTCTTGTTGTACATCAGCGAACCCACACCGGAGAAAAACCCTATGAGTGCAACCAGTGTGGCAAATCCTTCAGGCAGAGTTCATGTCTTACCCAACATCAGAGAACTCATACTGGTGAAAAGCCCTACGAGTGTGGTCAATGTGGAAAAACATTCAGTTTGAGTGCTCGACTGATCGTCCATCAAAGAactcacacaggagagaaaccaTTTACCTGTAGCCAGTGTGGGAAAGCTTTCATGAATAGCTCTAAGCTTATTAGGCATCAGGCCACTCACTCAGAAGAGAGACCCTACGACTAA
- the ZNF180 gene encoding zinc finger protein 180 isoform X3, whose product MPDLTIVLGRRDCISKQSLPDEVKTERLMRDDPWLPAGEEVCDYKDQRQKQPEKQARCLQEVAVTQRKAVIHTTVCRGGKLEEGRLEPSPLSLPLIPIRSHFHKHVSYDKKLPPNSAVNSYQKTHNHKQPCEKSECLKLPESIHLIQVTRTQTIDTPYGFSSSIPSLSHPIPPNRHGQIYGAGETSSLKACGQVVNQSISKEQQGIPGDESQHTYSEISQSSSLVPNVKNHSEEKPFECNQCGKSFSWSSHLIAHQRIHTGEKPYECSECGKSFSRSSHLVSHQRTHTGEKPYRCNQCGKSFSQSYVLVVHQRTHTGEKPYECSQCGKSFRQSYKLIAHKRTHTGEKPYECSQCGKSFIQSYKLIAHQRIHTGEKPYECTQCGKSFSQSYKLVSHQRTHSGEKPFECNQCGKSFSWSSQLVAHQRTHTGEKPYECSECGKSFNRSSHLVMHQRTHTGEKPYECNQCGKSFSQSYVLVVHQRTHTGEKPYECNQCGKSFRQSSCLTQHQRTHTGEKPYECGQCGKTFSLSARLIVHQRTHTGEKPFTCSQCGKAFMNSSKLIRHQATHSEERPYD is encoded by the coding sequence aTTTGACAATTGTACTTGGAAGAAGAGACTGTATTTCAAAGCAGAGCCTGCCAGATGAAGTGAAGACAGAAAGGTTGATGCGGGATGATCCCTGGCTGCCTGCAGGTGAAGAAGTCTGTGACTATAAGGACCAGCGGCAGAAGCAACCGGAGAAGCAAGCGAGGTGTTTGCAGGAAGTGGCAGTCACTCAAAGGAAAGCTGTTATTCACACCACAGTCTGCAGAGGTGGGAAGCTTGAGGAGGGTAGGCTGGAGCCCAGTCCTCTGTCACTCCCACTGATACCTATAAGAAGCCATTTTCATAAACATGTGTCATATGATAAAAAATTGCCTCCGAATTCTGCAGTAAACAGTTATCAGAAGACACATAACCACAAGCAGCCATGTGAGAAGAGTGAGTGTTTAAAGCTTCCTGAGAGCATTCACCTCATTCAAGTTACAAGAACTCAAACAATAGATACACCATATGGCTTTAGCAGCAGCATTCCATCCCTTAGCCACCCTATACCCCCAAACAGGCATGGACAAATTTATGGGGCAGGAGAAACCTCAAGTTTGAAGGCATGTGGGCAAGTTGTGAACCAGAGCATATCAAAGGAACAGCAGGGGATTCCTGGCGATGAGAGTCAGCACACATACAGTGAAATCTCTCAGAGTTCATCTCTGGTTCCAAATGTGAAAAATCATTCAGAAGAGAAACCGTTTGAATGTAATCAATGTGGTAAGTCCTTCAGCTGGAGCTCGCATCTCATTGCACATCAGAGGATTCACACAGGAGAGAAGCCTTATgagtgtagtgagtgtggaaaatccTTCAGCCGCAGCTCACACCTTGTTTCGCATCAGAgaactcacactggagagaaaccctACAGATGTAACCAGTGTGGGAAGTCCTTCAGCCAGAGCTACGTCCTTGTTGTGCACCAGAGGactcacacaggagagaaaccttATGAGTGCAGCCAATGTGGGAAATCCTTCCGGCAGAGCTACAAGCTGATTGCACACAAAAGAActcacactggggagaagccctATGAGTGCAGCCAATGTGGCAAATCCTTCATCCAGAGCTACAAGCTGATAGCGCACCAGAGAATacacactggggagaagccctATGAATGCACCCAGTGTGGCAAATCCTTTAGTCAGAGCTACAAGCTGGTTTCTCACCAGAGAACTCACTCAGGAgaaaagccctttgagtgcaatcaGTGTGGCAAGTCTTTCAGCTGGAGCTCCCAGCTGGTGGCCCATCAAAGAACACACACTGGAGAGAAGCCCTACgagtgtagtgagtgtgggaagtCTTTCAACCGCAGCTCTCACCTTGTTATGCACCAGAGAACTCATactggagaaaaaccttatgaatgtaatcaATGTGGGAAGTCCTTCAGTCAGAGTTACGTTCTTGTTGTACATCAGCGAACCCACACCGGAGAAAAACCCTATGAGTGCAACCAGTGTGGCAAATCCTTCAGGCAGAGTTCATGTCTTACCCAACATCAGAGAACTCATACTGGTGAAAAGCCCTACGAGTGTGGTCAATGTGGAAAAACATTCAGTTTGAGTGCTCGACTGATCGTCCATCAAAGAactcacacaggagagaaaccaTTTACCTGTAGCCAGTGTGGGAAAGCTTTCATGAATAGCTCTAAGCTTATTAGGCATCAGGCCACTCACTCAGAAGAGAGACCCTACGACTAA
- the ZNF180 gene encoding zinc finger protein 180 isoform X1 has product MEELDEKPLGPLEAPVQDPLLPQGVPIKAEGEDAGSLALTCQQGPSFKVTTVDFTQEQPGTWRPAQETANRESILEKHSDLVSLDLTIVLGRRDCISKQSLPDEVKTERLMRDDPWLPAGEEVCDYKDQRQKQPEKQARCLQEVAVTQRKAVIHTTVCRGGKLEEGRLEPSPLSLPLIPIRSHFHKHVSYDKKLPPNSAVNSYQKTHNHKQPCEKSECLKLPESIHLIQVTRTQTIDTPYGFSSSIPSLSHPIPPNRHGQIYGAGETSSLKACGQVVNQSISKEQQGIPGDESQHTYSEISQSSSLVPNVKNHSEEKPFECNQCGKSFSWSSHLIAHQRIHTGEKPYECSECGKSFSRSSHLVSHQRTHTGEKPYRCNQCGKSFSQSYVLVVHQRTHTGEKPYECSQCGKSFRQSYKLIAHKRTHTGEKPYECSQCGKSFIQSYKLIAHQRIHTGEKPYECTQCGKSFSQSYKLVSHQRTHSGEKPFECNQCGKSFSWSSQLVAHQRTHTGEKPYECSECGKSFNRSSHLVMHQRTHTGEKPYECNQCGKSFSQSYVLVVHQRTHTGEKPYECNQCGKSFRQSSCLTQHQRTHTGEKPYECGQCGKTFSLSARLIVHQRTHTGEKPFTCSQCGKAFMNSSKLIRHQATHSEERPYD; this is encoded by the exons CAGGGACCAAGCTTCAAAGTTACAACGGTAGACTTCACTCAGGAGCAGCCTGGCACTTGGAGGCCTGCACAGGAGACAGCAAACAGAGAGAGCATCCTGGAGAAGCACAGCGACCTGGTCTCTTTGG aTTTGACAATTGTACTTGGAAGAAGAGACTGTATTTCAAAGCAGAGCCTGCCAGATGAAGTGAAGACAGAAAGGTTGATGCGGGATGATCCCTGGCTGCCTGCAGGTGAAGAAGTCTGTGACTATAAGGACCAGCGGCAGAAGCAACCGGAGAAGCAAGCGAGGTGTTTGCAGGAAGTGGCAGTCACTCAAAGGAAAGCTGTTATTCACACCACAGTCTGCAGAGGTGGGAAGCTTGAGGAGGGTAGGCTGGAGCCCAGTCCTCTGTCACTCCCACTGATACCTATAAGAAGCCATTTTCATAAACATGTGTCATATGATAAAAAATTGCCTCCGAATTCTGCAGTAAACAGTTATCAGAAGACACATAACCACAAGCAGCCATGTGAGAAGAGTGAGTGTTTAAAGCTTCCTGAGAGCATTCACCTCATTCAAGTTACAAGAACTCAAACAATAGATACACCATATGGCTTTAGCAGCAGCATTCCATCCCTTAGCCACCCTATACCCCCAAACAGGCATGGACAAATTTATGGGGCAGGAGAAACCTCAAGTTTGAAGGCATGTGGGCAAGTTGTGAACCAGAGCATATCAAAGGAACAGCAGGGGATTCCTGGCGATGAGAGTCAGCACACATACAGTGAAATCTCTCAGAGTTCATCTCTGGTTCCAAATGTGAAAAATCATTCAGAAGAGAAACCGTTTGAATGTAATCAATGTGGTAAGTCCTTCAGCTGGAGCTCGCATCTCATTGCACATCAGAGGATTCACACAGGAGAGAAGCCTTATgagtgtagtgagtgtggaaaatccTTCAGCCGCAGCTCACACCTTGTTTCGCATCAGAgaactcacactggagagaaaccctACAGATGTAACCAGTGTGGGAAGTCCTTCAGCCAGAGCTACGTCCTTGTTGTGCACCAGAGGactcacacaggagagaaaccttATGAGTGCAGCCAATGTGGGAAATCCTTCCGGCAGAGCTACAAGCTGATTGCACACAAAAGAActcacactggggagaagccctATGAGTGCAGCCAATGTGGCAAATCCTTCATCCAGAGCTACAAGCTGATAGCGCACCAGAGAATacacactggggagaagccctATGAATGCACCCAGTGTGGCAAATCCTTTAGTCAGAGCTACAAGCTGGTTTCTCACCAGAGAACTCACTCAGGAgaaaagccctttgagtgcaatcaGTGTGGCAAGTCTTTCAGCTGGAGCTCCCAGCTGGTGGCCCATCAAAGAACACACACTGGAGAGAAGCCCTACgagtgtagtgagtgtgggaagtCTTTCAACCGCAGCTCTCACCTTGTTATGCACCAGAGAACTCATactggagaaaaaccttatgaatgtaatcaATGTGGGAAGTCCTTCAGTCAGAGTTACGTTCTTGTTGTACATCAGCGAACCCACACCGGAGAAAAACCCTATGAGTGCAACCAGTGTGGCAAATCCTTCAGGCAGAGTTCATGTCTTACCCAACATCAGAGAACTCATACTGGTGAAAAGCCCTACGAGTGTGGTCAATGTGGAAAAACATTCAGTTTGAGTGCTCGACTGATCGTCCATCAAAGAactcacacaggagagaaaccaTTTACCTGTAGCCAGTGTGGGAAAGCTTTCATGAATAGCTCTAAGCTTATTAGGCATCAGGCCACTCACTCAGAAGAGAGACCCTACGACTAA
- the ZNF180 gene encoding zinc finger protein 180 isoform X2 has protein sequence MEELDEKPLGPLEAPVQDPLLPQGVPIKAEGEDAGSLALTCQGPSFKVTTVDFTQEQPGTWRPAQETANRESILEKHSDLVSLDLTIVLGRRDCISKQSLPDEVKTERLMRDDPWLPAGEEVCDYKDQRQKQPEKQARCLQEVAVTQRKAVIHTTVCRGGKLEEGRLEPSPLSLPLIPIRSHFHKHVSYDKKLPPNSAVNSYQKTHNHKQPCEKSECLKLPESIHLIQVTRTQTIDTPYGFSSSIPSLSHPIPPNRHGQIYGAGETSSLKACGQVVNQSISKEQQGIPGDESQHTYSEISQSSSLVPNVKNHSEEKPFECNQCGKSFSWSSHLIAHQRIHTGEKPYECSECGKSFSRSSHLVSHQRTHTGEKPYRCNQCGKSFSQSYVLVVHQRTHTGEKPYECSQCGKSFRQSYKLIAHKRTHTGEKPYECSQCGKSFIQSYKLIAHQRIHTGEKPYECTQCGKSFSQSYKLVSHQRTHSGEKPFECNQCGKSFSWSSQLVAHQRTHTGEKPYECSECGKSFNRSSHLVMHQRTHTGEKPYECNQCGKSFSQSYVLVVHQRTHTGEKPYECNQCGKSFRQSSCLTQHQRTHTGEKPYECGQCGKTFSLSARLIVHQRTHTGEKPFTCSQCGKAFMNSSKLIRHQATHSEERPYD, from the exons GGACCAAGCTTCAAAGTTACAACGGTAGACTTCACTCAGGAGCAGCCTGGCACTTGGAGGCCTGCACAGGAGACAGCAAACAGAGAGAGCATCCTGGAGAAGCACAGCGACCTGGTCTCTTTGG aTTTGACAATTGTACTTGGAAGAAGAGACTGTATTTCAAAGCAGAGCCTGCCAGATGAAGTGAAGACAGAAAGGTTGATGCGGGATGATCCCTGGCTGCCTGCAGGTGAAGAAGTCTGTGACTATAAGGACCAGCGGCAGAAGCAACCGGAGAAGCAAGCGAGGTGTTTGCAGGAAGTGGCAGTCACTCAAAGGAAAGCTGTTATTCACACCACAGTCTGCAGAGGTGGGAAGCTTGAGGAGGGTAGGCTGGAGCCCAGTCCTCTGTCACTCCCACTGATACCTATAAGAAGCCATTTTCATAAACATGTGTCATATGATAAAAAATTGCCTCCGAATTCTGCAGTAAACAGTTATCAGAAGACACATAACCACAAGCAGCCATGTGAGAAGAGTGAGTGTTTAAAGCTTCCTGAGAGCATTCACCTCATTCAAGTTACAAGAACTCAAACAATAGATACACCATATGGCTTTAGCAGCAGCATTCCATCCCTTAGCCACCCTATACCCCCAAACAGGCATGGACAAATTTATGGGGCAGGAGAAACCTCAAGTTTGAAGGCATGTGGGCAAGTTGTGAACCAGAGCATATCAAAGGAACAGCAGGGGATTCCTGGCGATGAGAGTCAGCACACATACAGTGAAATCTCTCAGAGTTCATCTCTGGTTCCAAATGTGAAAAATCATTCAGAAGAGAAACCGTTTGAATGTAATCAATGTGGTAAGTCCTTCAGCTGGAGCTCGCATCTCATTGCACATCAGAGGATTCACACAGGAGAGAAGCCTTATgagtgtagtgagtgtggaaaatccTTCAGCCGCAGCTCACACCTTGTTTCGCATCAGAgaactcacactggagagaaaccctACAGATGTAACCAGTGTGGGAAGTCCTTCAGCCAGAGCTACGTCCTTGTTGTGCACCAGAGGactcacacaggagagaaaccttATGAGTGCAGCCAATGTGGGAAATCCTTCCGGCAGAGCTACAAGCTGATTGCACACAAAAGAActcacactggggagaagccctATGAGTGCAGCCAATGTGGCAAATCCTTCATCCAGAGCTACAAGCTGATAGCGCACCAGAGAATacacactggggagaagccctATGAATGCACCCAGTGTGGCAAATCCTTTAGTCAGAGCTACAAGCTGGTTTCTCACCAGAGAACTCACTCAGGAgaaaagccctttgagtgcaatcaGTGTGGCAAGTCTTTCAGCTGGAGCTCCCAGCTGGTGGCCCATCAAAGAACACACACTGGAGAGAAGCCCTACgagtgtagtgagtgtgggaagtCTTTCAACCGCAGCTCTCACCTTGTTATGCACCAGAGAACTCATactggagaaaaaccttatgaatgtaatcaATGTGGGAAGTCCTTCAGTCAGAGTTACGTTCTTGTTGTACATCAGCGAACCCACACCGGAGAAAAACCCTATGAGTGCAACCAGTGTGGCAAATCCTTCAGGCAGAGTTCATGTCTTACCCAACATCAGAGAACTCATACTGGTGAAAAGCCCTACGAGTGTGGTCAATGTGGAAAAACATTCAGTTTGAGTGCTCGACTGATCGTCCATCAAAGAactcacacaggagagaaaccaTTTACCTGTAGCCAGTGTGGGAAAGCTTTCATGAATAGCTCTAAGCTTATTAGGCATCAGGCCACTCACTCAGAAGAGAGACCCTACGACTAA